The proteins below are encoded in one region of Triticum aestivum cultivar Chinese Spring chromosome 1B, IWGSC CS RefSeq v2.1, whole genome shotgun sequence:
- the LOC123146936 gene encoding protease Do-like 1, chloroplastic — protein sequence MAAACFLSGPSPLARPPPRPRHSLRRLAPAAAAGPPAGPLALPASSRRPLRDLVPGPVAEAARRALAAAAGPLVVALASAALVLGDAGAASAFVVATPRKLQADELATVRLFKDNTPSVVYITNLAVRQDAFTLDVLEVPQGSGSGFVWDKLGHIVTNFHVIRGASDLRVTLADQSVYEAQVVGFDQDKDVAVLSIEAPKDKLRPLPVGVSADLLVGQKVYAIGNPFGLDHTLTTGVISGLRREISSAATGRPIQDVIQTDAAINPGNSGGPLLDSSGNLIGVNTAIYSPSGASSGVGFSIPVDTVGGIVDQLIQFGKVTRPILGIKFAPDQSVEQLGLSGVLVLDAPPNGPAGKAGLQSTKRDAYGRLILGDIITSVNGTKVANGSDLYRILDQCKVGETVTVEVLRGDKKEKIAVVLEPKLDET from the exons ATGGCCGCCGCCTGCTTCCTCTCCGGCCCCTCCCCGctcgcccgcccgccgccgcgcccgcgccactCCCTCAGGCGCCTCGCGCCCGCCGCGGCCGCCGggcccccggccggccccctcGCGCTCCCCGCCTCGTCGCGGAGGCCGCTGCGCGACCTGGTGCCGGGACCCGTCGCCGAGGCCGCGCGGCGGGCGCTGGCGGCCGCCGCCGGGCCGCTGGTCGTGGCGCTCGCCTCCGCCGCGCTGGTCCTCGGGGACGCCGGGGCCGCGTCCGCGTTCGTCGTCGCCACGCCGCGGAAGCTGCAGGCCGACGAGCTCGCCACCGTGCGCCTCTTCAAGGACAACACCCCCTCCGTCGTCTACATCACCAACCTCGCCGTCAG GCAGGACGCCTTCACGCTGGACGTGCTCGAGGTGCCGCAGGGCTCGGGGTCCGGCTTCGTCTGGGACAAGCTCGGCCACATTGTCACCAACTTCCATGTCATCCGTGGCGCCTCGGACCTCAG GGTCACGCTTGCTGATCAGTCGGTGTATGAAGCGCAAGTTGTCGGATTTGACCAGGACAAGGATGTTGCGGTTTTGAGTATCGAAGCACCAAAGGATAAACTAAGACCTTTACCAGTTGGTGTGTCAGCGGACTTACTGGTTGGTCAGAAAGTGTATGCCATTGGGAACCCA TTTGGCCTTGACCACACTCTTACAACAGGTGTTATCAG TGGACTGCGACGAGAAATTAGTTCAGCTGCAACTGGACGTCCTATACAGGATGTAATACAGACTGATGCTGCTATCAACCCTGGTAACAGCGGAGGCCCACTTCTTGATAGTTCTGGAAACCTGATAGGTGTAAATACTGCTATATACTCACCTTCAGGAGCATCATCCGGGGTTGGCTTCTCCATTCCAGTTGATACA GTTGGTGGTATTGTGGATCAGCTTATACAATTTGGGAAAGTGACGAGACCTATTTTGGGGATAAAATTTGCCCCTGACCAATCTGTGGAGCAGCTTGGATTGAGTGGAGTGCTTGTCTTGGATGCCCCCCCGAACGGGCCAGCTGGCAAAGCG GGTCTGCAATCAACGAAACGGGATGCCTACGGACGACTTATCCTCGGGGACATAATTACTTCTGTTAATGGTACTAAGGTTGCGAATGGAAGCGACCTGTACCGTATCTTGGATCAGTGCAAAGTCGGAGAGACG GTGACCGTGGAAGTATTGCGCGGAGATAAGAAGGAGAAGATCGCTGTGGTCCTTGAACCAAAGCTCGACGAAACATAG
- the LOC123146947 gene encoding short-chain dehydrogenase/reductase 2b has product MEGSISGPSEKRVAVVTGGNRGMGLEICRQLAGHGLAVVLTARDDKRGAEAAETLREEGLSDVAFHQLEISEPASAARLAAFVKKKFGKLDILVNNAGVLGVTTDVGDPATLQETLAGKDGMERAEWLRQRTTQTTQDAEDCLRINYHGNKTVTEALLPLLRSSSDGRIVNVTSAWGLLRYFSGDELRRELDDVANLTTQRLDEMSDLFLEDLGKGNGALERRGWPADPVYAAYMASKALVCAYTRVIAREEGAALRVNCVHPGYVLTGMNDYTGVLTAAEGAAAAVAVALAEKGGVTGAYFDRTELGASFV; this is encoded by the exons ATGGAAGGAAGCATCAGCGGTCCGTCAGAGAAAAG GGTTGCCGTGGTGACCGGAGGGAACCGGGGGATGGGGCTGGAGATATGCCGGCAGCTTGCGGGGCACGGGCTCGCCGTCGTCTTGACGGCGAGGGACGACAAGAGGGGCGCTGAGGCAGCCGAAACGCTCCGGGAGGAGGGGCTATCGGACGTCGCGTTTCATCAGCTGGAGATCAGCGAGCCCGCCAGTGCCGCTCGTCTGGCTGCTTTCGTAAAGAAGAAGTTCGGCAAGCTTGACATACTG GTCAACAATGCCGGAGTGCTCGGGGTGACCACGGACGTCGGCGACCCGGCGACCCTTCAGGAAACG CTTGCAGGCAAGGATGGGATGGAGAGAGCCGAATGGCTGAGGCAACGGACCACACAGACCACCCAGGATGCAGAGGACTGCCTGAGGATCAACTACCACGGCAACAAGACCGTCACGGAagccctcctcccgctcctccgaTCATCCTCCGACGGCAGAATCGTCAACGTAACCTCAGCCTGGGGGCTGCTCAGG TATTTcagcggcgacgagctccggcgGGAGCTGGACGACGTCGCAAACCTCACGACGCAGCGGCTCGACGAGATGTCAGACCTGTTCCTCGAGGACCTGGGCAAGGGCAATGGCGCGCTGGAGCGCCGCGGGTGGCCGGCCGACCCGGTCTACGCGGCCTACATGGCCTCCAAGGCGCTGGTGTGCGCCTACACCAGGGTGATCGCCAGGGAGGAGGGCGCCGCGCTGCGGGTCAACTGCGTGCACCCCGGCTACGTCCTCACCGGGATGAACGACTACACCGGCGTCCTCACGGCCGCGgagggcgccgccgccgcggttgCAGTTGCACTGGCGGAGAAGGGGGGCGTCACCGGCGCCTACTTCGACCGCACTGAACTCGGAGCGTCCTTTGTGTGA